One window of the Osmerus mordax isolate fOsmMor3 chromosome 2, fOsmMor3.pri, whole genome shotgun sequence genome contains the following:
- the LOC136966226 gene encoding MOB-like protein phocein isoform X3 has translation MAFRRFLPMFDRVLVERVAAETVTKGGIMLPEKAQGKVLQATVLAVGPGSVNKDFYNWPDESFEEMDSTLAVQQYIQQNIRSDCSNIDKILEPPEGQDEGVWKYEHLRQFCLELNGLAVKLQSECHPDTCTQMTATEQWIFLCAAHKTPKECPAIDYTRHTLDGAACLLNSNKYFPSRVSIKESSVAKLGSVCRRIYRIFSHAYFHHRQIFDKYENETFLCHRFTRFVMKYNLMSKDNLIVPILEEEVQNTPTGESEA, from the exons GCTTTCAGAAGATTCCTCCCCATGTTTGACCGGGTGCTTGTGGAGCGTGTGGCCGCTGAGACTGTGACCAAGGGGGGCATCATGCTGCCAGAGAAGGCCCAGGGCAAGGTTCTACAGGCCACCGTATTGGCAGTGGGACCCGGCTCTGTCAACAAG GATTTCTACAACTGGCCAGATGAATCGTTTGAGGAAATGGACAGCACGCTGGCTGTACAACAG TATATTCAGCAGAACATCCGGTCTGACTGTTCCAACATTGATAAGATCCTGGAGCCACCAGAGGGACAGGATGAAGGAGTGTGGAAGTATGAGCACCTCAG GCAGTTCTGTCTAGAGCTGAATGGACTTGCTGTCAAGCTCCAG AGTGAGTGCCACCCAGACACCTGCACCCAGATGACAGCCACAGAACAATGGATCTTCCTTTGTGCTGCCCACAAGACCCCCAAAGAG TGTCCTGCGATTGACTACACCAGGCACACGCTGGACGGAGCTGCCTGTCTTCTCAACAGCAACAAGTATTTTCCCAGCCG GGTGAGCATCAAAGAGTCATCTGTGGCCAAGCTGGGTTCAGTGTGTCGCCGCATATACAGGATATTCTCCCATGCCTACTTCCACCACCGGCAGATATTTGACAAGTATGAG AACGAGACGTTCCTGTGCCATCGGTTCACGCGCTTTGTGATGAAGTATAACTTGATGTCAAAGGACAACCTCATCGTTCCCATCCTGGAGGAGGAAGTCCAGAACACCCCCACTGGAGAGAGCGAAGCCTGA
- the LOC136966226 gene encoding 10 kDa heat shock protein, mitochondrial isoform X2 gives MAFRRFLPMFDRVLVERVAAETVTKGGIMLPEKAQGKVLQATVLAVGPGSVNKNGDLQPVCVKVGEKVLLPEYGGTKVSLEDKDYFLFRDADILGKYVD, from the exons GCTTTCAGAAGATTCCTCCCCATGTTTGACCGGGTGCTTGTGGAGCGTGTGGCCGCTGAGACTGTGACCAAGGGGGGCATCATGCTGCCAGAGAAGGCCCAGGGCAAGGTTCTACAGGCCACCGTATTGGCAGTGGGACCCGGCTCTGTCAACAAG AATGGGGATCttcaacctgtgtgtgtcaaagtTGGAGAAAAAGTCCTCCTTCCAGAGTATGGTGGAACTAAAGTATCCCTGGAAGACAAG GACTACTTTCTCTTCCGTGATGCTGATATCTTGGGGAAATATGTAGACTAA
- the rftn2 gene encoding raftlin-2 isoform X1, which yields MGCGLRKLEDPEDSSPGKIYSTLKRPQVETKTDTVYEYVLLDFSMEGSRPTVQYVASLCELPQALQPYYTQGYVLTALHPIILSVGRTRSLPFSLLYRAILARPRPSKHAVSMCHSVPVLRVEEWPLPGESLTGDIVRALIDRVNSSARGGVRFVGSVLQQAGGGGGSNGRVPSPRRGCRSPPRSPPRTPPGDGDLEENTYSPDLRLLVFFHSWAPGCAPLDSLACQYHQGALSMRVSRKGQVVSALEADWLELTAAYYRKGWSLVDSFVYWDTPKVMCVSGDPVPRSLEGLFVYEERSTSPPANDTIVVEQWTVIEGSNVKTDYGPLLHTLAEFGWLLTCVLPTPIIRHDSDGNLATKQVVFLQRPVKMQAASPKNQDATASMQRDVSTRSVSRGVGSTTPEELSPTSGGIGGFPVFGGGYPSALSHLEEGGFEQDDGAAEVTCM from the exons ATGGGCTGCGGGCTGCGGAAGCTCGAGGACCCGGAGGACAGCAGCCCAGGGAAAATATACTCCACTTTGAAGAGACCACAAGTTGAAACCAAAACAGATACGGTGTACGAATATGTGCTACTCGACTTCAGTATGGAAG gcagtCGTCCTACCGTGCAGTACGTGGCCTCCCTGTGCGAGCTGCCCCAGGCCCTGCAGCCCTACTACACCCAGGGCTACGTCCTGACAGCCCTGCATCCCATCATCCTCTCCGTCGGACGCACGCGCTCGCTGCCCTTCAGCCTGCTGTATCGGGCCATCCTGGCCCGACCTCGGCCCAG taagCATGCGGTGTCCATGTGCCACAGTGTCCCAGTGCTGAGAGTGGAGGAGTGGCCCCTCCCAGGAGAGTCTCTGACGGGAGACATCGTGAGGGCGCTTATCGACAGG GTCAACAGCAGTGCACGTGGCGGGGTGAGGTTTGTGGGCTCGGTCCTccagcaggctggaggaggagggggcagcaaCGGCCGGGTGCCCAGTCCCAGGAGGGGCTGCCGTTCCCCCCCGCGCTCCCCTCCGCGCACCCCCCCTGGAGACGGAGACCTGGAGGAGAACACCTACAGCCCTG ACCTAAGGCTGCTGGTGTTCTTCCATTCCTGGGCACCAGGCTGCGCCCCGCTGGACTCCCTGGCCTGTCAGTACCACCAGGGGGCACTTTCCATGCGCGTCTCCAGGAAGGGCCAGGTAGTCAGCGCGCTGGAGGCTGATTGGCTGGAGCTAACCGCCGCCTACTACCGCAAGGGCTGGTCATTGGTGGACTCTTTTGTATACTGGGACACACCCAAAG tgatgtgtgtgtcaggtgacccaGTGCCCAGGTCTCTAGAGGGTCTGTTTGTCTATGAGGAGAGGAGCACTTCACCTCCAGCCAATGACACCATCGTCGTGGAGCAGTGGACTGTGATAGAG GGTTCCAATGTGAAGACTGACTATGGACCCCTCCTTCACACTCTCGCTGAGTTTGGCTGGCTTCTTACCTGTGTGCTTCCCACTCCTATCATCCGCCatgacag TGATGGTAACCTGGCCACCAAGCAGGTGGTGTTCCTCCAGAGACCCGTCAAGATGCAGGCAGCTTCCCCGAAGAACCAG GACGCCACAGCCTCCATGCAGCGTGATGTTTCCACGCGATCTGTGAGTCGCGGGGTGGGCAGCACCACCCCAGAGGAGCTCTCCCCTACATCAGGGGGTATTGGGGGCTTCCCGGTGTTCGGAGGAGGGTATCCCAGCGCCCTCTCCCACCTGGAAGAGGGGGGCTTTGAACAAGACGATGGCGCAGCAGAGGTTACCTGTATGTGA
- the LOC136966226 gene encoding MOB-like protein phocein isoform X1, with translation MVMAEGTAVLRRNRPGTKAKDFYNWPDESFEEMDSTLAVQQYIQQNIRSDCSNIDKILEPPEGQDEGVWKYEHLRQFCLELNGLAVKLQSECHPDTCTQMTATEQWIFLCAAHKTPKECPAIDYTRHTLDGAACLLNSNKYFPSRVSIKESSVAKLGSVCRRIYRIFSHAYFHHRQIFDKYENETFLCHRFTRFVMKYNLMSKDNLIVPILEEEVQNTPTGESEA, from the exons ATGGTCATGGCGGAGGGTACTGCAGTTCTCAGGAGGAATCGGCCTGGAACCAAAGCAAAG GATTTCTACAACTGGCCAGATGAATCGTTTGAGGAAATGGACAGCACGCTGGCTGTACAACAG TATATTCAGCAGAACATCCGGTCTGACTGTTCCAACATTGATAAGATCCTGGAGCCACCAGAGGGACAGGATGAAGGAGTGTGGAAGTATGAGCACCTCAG GCAGTTCTGTCTAGAGCTGAATGGACTTGCTGTCAAGCTCCAG AGTGAGTGCCACCCAGACACCTGCACCCAGATGACAGCCACAGAACAATGGATCTTCCTTTGTGCTGCCCACAAGACCCCCAAAGAG TGTCCTGCGATTGACTACACCAGGCACACGCTGGACGGAGCTGCCTGTCTTCTCAACAGCAACAAGTATTTTCCCAGCCG GGTGAGCATCAAAGAGTCATCTGTGGCCAAGCTGGGTTCAGTGTGTCGCCGCATATACAGGATATTCTCCCATGCCTACTTCCACCACCGGCAGATATTTGACAAGTATGAG AACGAGACGTTCCTGTGCCATCGGTTCACGCGCTTTGTGATGAAGTATAACTTGATGTCAAAGGACAACCTCATCGTTCCCATCCTGGAGGAGGAAGTCCAGAACACCCCCACTGGAGAGAGCGAAGCCTGA
- the rftn2 gene encoding raftlin-2 isoform X2, whose protein sequence is MGCGLRKLEDPEDSSPGKIYSTLKRPQVETKTDTVYEYVLLDFSMEGSRPTVQYVASLCELPQALQPYYTQGYVLTALHPIILSVGRTRSLPFSLLYRAILARPRPSKHAVSMCHSVPVLRVEEWPLPGESLTGDIVRALIDRVNSSARGGVRFVGSVLQQAGGGGGSNGRVPSPRRGCRSPPRSPPRTPPGDGDLEENTYSPDLRLLVFFHSWAPGCAPLDSLACQYHQGALSMRVSRKGQVVSALEADWLELTAAYYRKGWSLVDSFVYWDTPKGDPVPRSLEGLFVYEERSTSPPANDTIVVEQWTVIEGSNVKTDYGPLLHTLAEFGWLLTCVLPTPIIRHDSDGNLATKQVVFLQRPVKMQAASPKNQDATASMQRDVSTRSVSRGVGSTTPEELSPTSGGIGGFPVFGGGYPSALSHLEEGGFEQDDGAAEVTCM, encoded by the exons ATGGGCTGCGGGCTGCGGAAGCTCGAGGACCCGGAGGACAGCAGCCCAGGGAAAATATACTCCACTTTGAAGAGACCACAAGTTGAAACCAAAACAGATACGGTGTACGAATATGTGCTACTCGACTTCAGTATGGAAG gcagtCGTCCTACCGTGCAGTACGTGGCCTCCCTGTGCGAGCTGCCCCAGGCCCTGCAGCCCTACTACACCCAGGGCTACGTCCTGACAGCCCTGCATCCCATCATCCTCTCCGTCGGACGCACGCGCTCGCTGCCCTTCAGCCTGCTGTATCGGGCCATCCTGGCCCGACCTCGGCCCAG taagCATGCGGTGTCCATGTGCCACAGTGTCCCAGTGCTGAGAGTGGAGGAGTGGCCCCTCCCAGGAGAGTCTCTGACGGGAGACATCGTGAGGGCGCTTATCGACAGG GTCAACAGCAGTGCACGTGGCGGGGTGAGGTTTGTGGGCTCGGTCCTccagcaggctggaggaggagggggcagcaaCGGCCGGGTGCCCAGTCCCAGGAGGGGCTGCCGTTCCCCCCCGCGCTCCCCTCCGCGCACCCCCCCTGGAGACGGAGACCTGGAGGAGAACACCTACAGCCCTG ACCTAAGGCTGCTGGTGTTCTTCCATTCCTGGGCACCAGGCTGCGCCCCGCTGGACTCCCTGGCCTGTCAGTACCACCAGGGGGCACTTTCCATGCGCGTCTCCAGGAAGGGCCAGGTAGTCAGCGCGCTGGAGGCTGATTGGCTGGAGCTAACCGCCGCCTACTACCGCAAGGGCTGGTCATTGGTGGACTCTTTTGTATACTGGGACACACCCAAAG gtgacccaGTGCCCAGGTCTCTAGAGGGTCTGTTTGTCTATGAGGAGAGGAGCACTTCACCTCCAGCCAATGACACCATCGTCGTGGAGCAGTGGACTGTGATAGAG GGTTCCAATGTGAAGACTGACTATGGACCCCTCCTTCACACTCTCGCTGAGTTTGGCTGGCTTCTTACCTGTGTGCTTCCCACTCCTATCATCCGCCatgacag TGATGGTAACCTGGCCACCAAGCAGGTGGTGTTCCTCCAGAGACCCGTCAAGATGCAGGCAGCTTCCCCGAAGAACCAG GACGCCACAGCCTCCATGCAGCGTGATGTTTCCACGCGATCTGTGAGTCGCGGGGTGGGCAGCACCACCCCAGAGGAGCTCTCCCCTACATCAGGGGGTATTGGGGGCTTCCCGGTGTTCGGAGGAGGGTATCCCAGCGCCCTCTCCCACCTGGAAGAGGGGGGCTTTGAACAAGACGATGGCGCAGCAGAGGTTACCTGTATGTGA